Proteins from one Gossypium raimondii isolate GPD5lz chromosome 8, ASM2569854v1, whole genome shotgun sequence genomic window:
- the LOC105791080 gene encoding uncharacterized protein LOC105791080 isoform X1 — protein sequence MASDLSSDCSVFCGVSCSSPIHRRDLVFIINPGGANGRTGKEWKKLLPYLQSCLGSDCNISESLTSGPSHAIDITSEAIREGERVCSAWDGLKYALTCREVIAILMQRHVMVDGKVRTDKTYPAGFMGCTWFHEDT from the exons ATGGCTTCTGATCTCTCCTCTGACTGCTCCGTCTTCTGCGGCGTCTCCTGCTCTTCTCCTATCCACCGCCGTGATCTAGTTTTCATCATCAATCCTGGAG GTGCTAATGGGAGAACCGGTAAAGAGTGGAAGAAACTACTTCCTTATCTTCAATCTTGCCTCGGCAGTGATTGTAAT ATATCTGAATCTTTGACTTCGGGTCCTTCTCATGCAATTGACATTACTAGCGAG GCAATAAGGGAGGGTGAAAGAGTATGCAGTGCCTGGGATGG ACTGAAGTACGCTTTGACATGCAGAGAAGTGATTGCTATTCTTATGCAAAGGCATGTTATGGTAGATGGGAAGGTTAGGACTGATAAGACCTACCCTGCAGGTTTTATGG GGTGCACATGGTTTCATGAGGACACATAA
- the LOC105791080 gene encoding uncharacterized protein LOC105791080 isoform X2, producing MASDLSSDCSVFCGVSCSSPIHRRDLVFIINPGGANGRTGKEWKKLLPYLQSCLGSDCNISESLTSGPSHAIDITSEAIREGERVCSAWDGFTPQVEGMFATYSHSAKQTEVRFDMQRSDCYSYAKACYGRWEG from the exons ATGGCTTCTGATCTCTCCTCTGACTGCTCCGTCTTCTGCGGCGTCTCCTGCTCTTCTCCTATCCACCGCCGTGATCTAGTTTTCATCATCAATCCTGGAG GTGCTAATGGGAGAACCGGTAAAGAGTGGAAGAAACTACTTCCTTATCTTCAATCTTGCCTCGGCAGTGATTGTAAT ATATCTGAATCTTTGACTTCGGGTCCTTCTCATGCAATTGACATTACTAGCGAG GCAATAAGGGAGGGTGAAAGAGTATGCAGTGCCTGGGATGG TTTCACCCCACAAGTTGAAGGAATGTTTGCCACTTATTCTCATTCTGCGAAACAGACTGAAGTACGCTTTGACATGCAGAGAAGTGATTGCTATTCTTATGCAAAGGCATGTTATGGTAGATGGGAAGGTTAG
- the LOC105791080 gene encoding sphingoid long-chain bases kinase 2, mitochondrial isoform X3: protein MASDLSSDCSVFCGVSCSSPIHRRDLVFIINPGGANGRTGKEWKKLLPYLQSCLGSDCNISESLTSGPSHAIDITSEAIREGERVCSAWDGEVIAILMQRHVMVDGKVRTDKTYPAGFMGCTWFHEDT from the exons ATGGCTTCTGATCTCTCCTCTGACTGCTCCGTCTTCTGCGGCGTCTCCTGCTCTTCTCCTATCCACCGCCGTGATCTAGTTTTCATCATCAATCCTGGAG GTGCTAATGGGAGAACCGGTAAAGAGTGGAAGAAACTACTTCCTTATCTTCAATCTTGCCTCGGCAGTGATTGTAAT ATATCTGAATCTTTGACTTCGGGTCCTTCTCATGCAATTGACATTACTAGCGAG GCAATAAGGGAGGGTGAAAGAGTATGCAGTGCCTGGGATGG AGAAGTGATTGCTATTCTTATGCAAAGGCATGTTATGGTAGATGGGAAGGTTAGGACTGATAAGACCTACCCTGCAGGTTTTATGG GGTGCACATGGTTTCATGAGGACACATAA